In Cutaneotrichosporon cavernicola HIS019 DNA, chromosome: 1, one DNA window encodes the following:
- a CDS encoding uncharacterized protein (glycosyl transferase), whose amino-acid sequence MKILAISYGTEGDTRPMVALCRGLLDAGHTVVLLGDPPGLGSAKALGVPTVALSGDLQGMMRSTPANATGPQVLKLVNKNTSAWMAAVLAECPADLILAGGLSVYVAESVGERTNTPVIQTVLTPVGSRTREFISPIMAGLPLPRWGWLNLVSHTIVCWFAWLVFLSATNAARKEHGMAPRRRRRVGDPQVYGISPALLPRPRDYPSNVLFTGQWVVPATYSPPPELEAFLAAGEKPIYVGFGSMAGVSSDLIVALREAIGDRRAIFGRGWSTIGDLPSNFHAVDDVPHDWLLPRCVMAIHHGGSGTTHSACAAGVPSIILPTVADQYFWAQHMADIGIAKHVLRMHSLDTNKLRAAIAFADTSGPQEKARDLGQAMGLEDGVSAAVSAIESFAEQ is encoded by the coding sequence ATGAAGatcctcgccatctcctACGGCACGGAGGGCGACACGCGCCCAATGGTGGCTCTCTGCCGTGGGCTCCTGGACGCCGGACACACTGTGGTCCTACTTGGTGATCCGCCTGGGTTGGGCTCAGCCAAAGCGCTCGGCGTGCCGACTGTCGCCCTCTCTGGTGACCTGCAGGGTATGATGCGGAGCACGCCGGCGAACGCGACGGGCCCGCAAgtcctcaagctcgtgAACAAGAACACGTCGGCGTGGATGGCGGCCGTGCTCGCCGAGTGTCCTGCCGACCTCATCCTGGCCGGCGGTCTGAGCGTATATGTCGCCGAGAGCGTTGGGGAACGCACAAACACGCCAGTCATACAGACCGTACTCACGCCGGTTGGGTCACGGACGCGCGAGTTCATCTCGCCTATTATGGCCGGCTTGCCATTACCTCGATGGGGATGGCTCAACCTCGTGTCTCACACGATCGTATGTTGGTTCGCCTGGTTGGTTTTCCTCTCCGCCACCAATGCCGCGCGCAAAGAACATGGTATggctcctcggcgccgtcgccggGTTGGCGATCCTCAGGTATATGGTATTTCGCCCGCGCTGCTCCCCAGGCCTAGAGATTATCCATCCAACGTTCTTTTCACAGGACAATGGGTGGTACCAGCCACCTACTCCCCGCCACCAGAACTTGAGGCGTTCTTAGCTGCCGGCGAGAAACCGATCTACGTCGGTTTCGGGAGCATGGCGGGTGTCTCTTCGGATCTCATCGTTGCGCTGCGAGAGGCGATTGGTGACCGCCGCGCAATCTTCGGTCGCGGGTGGAGTACCATTGGAGACCTCCCGTCAAACTTTCACGCCGTGGATGACGTGCCCCACGATTGGCTTTTGCCGCGCTGTGTAATGGCGATTCATCACGGCGGAAGCGGGACAACGCACTCGGCCTGTGCGGCAGGCGTGCCGTCCATCATCCTGCCTACGGTTGCGGACCAGTACTTCTGGGCGCAGCATATGGCCGATATTGGTATCGCCAAGCACGTGCTCCGGATGCACAGCCTCGATACGAACAAGCTGCGAGCGGCTATTGCGTTCGCGGACACGTCGGGGCCGCAGGAGAAGGCACGTGATCTTGGACAGGCGATGGGTTTGGAGGACGGAGTAAGCGCTGCTGTCTCGGCCATAGAATCGTTCGCAGAGCAGTAA
- a CDS encoding uncharacterized protein (haloacid dehalogenase), with translation MAEQTPPVPKVLAFDVFGTVVDWHTTIAREVESLVPGIDGDAFALQWRQGYAPAMAATMASGTFRVLDDLHMDILRTIAPPLSESQLSELNRAWHRLDPWPEAVAALNRLKSRFVITPLSNGGIGLLTYMAKRAGLPWDLILCAEVFGAYKPDHRTYQGVARVLGVKPEEVMMVAAHEKDLDAAQDAGLQTAYIERVHEFGAKRTKDVSPSPRHPLHFRDLAALADYFGC, from the coding sequence ATGGCTGAACAGACTCCGCCCGTACCCAAGGTCCTCGCCTTTGACGTCTTCGGCACCGTCGTAGACTGGCACACCACCATCGCGCGCGAAGTCGAATCCCTCGTCCCGGGCATTGACGGCGACGCCTTCGCCCTCCAATGGCGACAAGGCTACGCGCCCGCCATGGCCGCGACCATGGCCTCTGGCACCTtccgcgtcctcgatgacctGCACATGGACATCCTCCGCACCATCGCGCCGCCTCTCTCGGAATCCCAGCTATCCGAACTGAACCGCGCATGGCATCGACTCGATCCATGGCCCGAAGCCGTCGCCGCTCTGAACCGGTTAAAGAGCCGTTTCGTCATCACCCCATTGTCGAATGGCGGCATTGGCCTGCTTACATACATGGCCAAACGGGCGGGGTTACCTTGGGACCTTATATTGTGTGCCGAGGTGTTTGGCGCTTACAAGCCCGATCATAGGACTTACCAGGGTGTGGCTAGGGTGCTTGGCGTTAAGCCCGAGGAAGTCATGATGGTGGCAGCGCATGAGAAGGACCTGGATGCCGCACAGGACGCCGGTCTACAGACAGCATATATCGAGCGCGTACATGAGTTTGGCGCGAAGAGGACAAAGGACGTTAGCCCGTCTCCACGCCATCCCCTCCATttccgcgacctcgccgcaCTCGCAGATTACTTTGGTTGCTAG
- a CDS encoding uncharacterized protein (Alcohol dehydrogenase GroES-like domain): MTIGALPPTMKAVVLEAPLKIAVKDVPTPTIQKPTDVIVQTTVAGLCGSDLHIYRGHIPIPLPITVGHELVGKIVQVGDEVTKWKVGDNVIVPFTATCGDCYFCKKGLMARCDTGITFGTGRGLEGCQAEYLRVPTADTFLFPQPDDIPASTLLLMADILPTGYFVASGGKRLLMESLGQPMTGDLVKDVEGKKEGVCVVIGCGPVGLCAISSAVRMFDKVFATDLAPHRLETARRHGAIALPEEELKAAILEATDGRGADVALEVVGHASAMLKAIDLTRYFGVVSSCGVHSEPITTSGYMMFNKGLRFQWGQCSVPTYFPGALEVLRDNKEIFAKFIEKKIDFSQAEEYYALFEKNKIGKTVFVMGGEKDV; this comes from the exons ATGACCATTGGCGCCCTCCCCCCAACTATGAAGgcggtcgtcctcgaggcgcccCTCAAGATCGCTGTCAAGGACGTGCCCACCCCGACGATCCAGAAGCCCACCGACGTGATCGTCCAGACCACCGTCGCGGGCTTGTGCGGCTCTGACCTGCACATCTACCGTGGCCACATCCCCATTCCACTCCCAATCACAGTCGGCCACGAGCTTGTGGGCAAGATCGTGCAGGTCGGTGACGAGGTGACCAAGTGGAAGGTCGGGGACAATGTCATCGTCCCCTTCACCGCCACCTGTG GCGATTGCTACTTCTGCAAGAAGGGTCTCATGGCACGCTGTGACACTGGCATCACCTTTGGCACTGgtcgcggcctcgagggctGCCAGGCAGAGTACCTGCGCGTTCCCACGGCCGACACGTTCCTGTTCCCACAGCCTGACGACATTCCCGCCAGCACACTTCTCCTTATGGCCGATATCTTGCCGACGGGCTACTTTGTCGCGTCGGGTGGTAAGCGTCTCCTAATGGAGAGCCTGGGTCAGCCCATGACAGGCGACCTTgtcaaggacgtcgagggcaagaaggagggcgtgTGCGTGGTCATCGGCTGTGGACCAGTTGGACTGTGCGCAATCTCCTCCGCCGTCCGTATGTTTGACAAGGTGTTCGCGACCGACCTCGCCCCTCACCGCTTGGAGACTGCACGGCGCCACGGCGCAATCGCGCTCCCAGAGGAAGAGCTCAAGGCTGCCATCTTGGAGGCGACGGATGGGCGTGGAGCCGACGTCGCACTGGAAGTCGTCGGCCACGCCAGCGCCATGCTCAAGGCCATCGACCTCACGCGCTACTTTGGCGTTGTGTCCAGTTGCGGTGTCCACTCTGAACCCATTACCACTAGCGGATACATGATGTTCAACAAGGG cctcCGCTTCCAGTGGGGCCAGTGCTCCGTGCCGACGTACTTCCcaggcgcgctcgaggtgctcCGCGACAACAAGGAGATCTTTGCCAAGTTTATCGAAAAGAAGATCGACTTTAGCCAGGCTGAGGAGTACTACGCCCTCTTTGAGAAGAACAAGATCGGCAAGACCGTGTTCGTCATGGGTGGCGAGAAGGACGTTTAG
- a CDS encoding uncharacterized protein (Enoyl-(Acyl carrier protein) reductase) has product MPAISTAQCYANAAAFKGRTVVITGAGSGFGRATAIDFAKNGARVVLGDVDAKGMGETVAQIERVHGSNAVVSRHCDVTSWDDQVALFAAGAKAFGSIDIVLPNAGINEIGRFDPREDGDATKLTKPNLKTLDVDLTGVLYTTRIALWYFINDKRSDPGLRAIIFTGSMSTFYGSEGVMYGAAKAGILGIQKGIDKVCRELNVRVGTICPYFSKTAILTSDFVHPVPKLGYAKVEDVVAAFVAAITDTDPKTNFGCYLIPDQWGVYRMNSQGQFVGAEGARRSREEMKALMSKGKL; this is encoded by the exons ATGCCCGCCATCTCTACTGCCCAGTGCTATGCCAACGCCGCGGCTTTCAAGGGCCGCACCGTCGTAATCACGGGTGCCGGGTCCGGCTTTGGCCGCGCTACGGCCATCGACTTTGCCAAGAACGGGGcacgcgtcgtcctcggcgatgtTGACGCGAAGGGGATGGGCGAGACAGTTGCCCAGATCGAGCGCGTTCACGGCAGCAACGCGGTTGTATCGCGCCACTGCGACGTCACGAGCTGGGATGACCAGGTTGCGCTTTTCGCGGCGGGCGCCAAGGCGTTCGGTAGCATCGACATTGTCCTCCCCAACGCAGGCATCAACGAGATTGGCCGCTTCGACCCCCGTGAagacggcgacgcgacCAAGCTCACCAAGCCAAACCTCAagacgctcgacgtcgacctcacaGGCGTGCTCTACACAACGCGCATTGCGCTGTGGTACTTTATCAACGACAAGCGTTCAGACCCTGGGCTGCGCGCGATCATCTTCACCGGTTCCATGTCGACGTTCTACGGCTCCGAGGGTGTCATGTACGGCGCAGCCAAGGC GGgcatcctcggcatccAGAAGGGCATTGACAAGGTCTGCCGCGAGCTCAACGTCCGTGTTGGCACCATCTGCCCCTACTTCTCGA AGACAGCCATCCTCACCTCTGACTTTGTGCACCCCGTTCCGAAGCTCGGGtacgccaaggtcgaggacgtcgtcgccgcttTCGTAGCGGCCATCACTGATACGGACCCCAAGACCAACTTTGGTTGCTACCTCATCCCAGACCAGTGGGGCGTGTACCGCATGAACTCGCAGGGGCAGTT cgtcGGTGCTGAGGGGGCGCGTCGCAGCAgagaggagatgaaggcgCTGATGAGCAAGGGCAAGCTCTAG